Proteins encoded by one window of Martelella endophytica:
- a CDS encoding IS110 family transposase: protein MTIHHTTSATLLVAIDISKHRHEVLIGIPGKKRRRRMTVTNTLEDFRRLSAALASYDLPVRIGFEATGNYHRPLAHHLGQYGFELKLVSSVGLARTREALHNSWDKNDPKDAQVILHMLEIGAVQFFHDPLVVGTADIQELSKTHEIISRSKTELWHRILTHYLPLYFPEAERFHRSSRTDWFLAFLEKYPTPTMITAMNRDAFIADAWQVVGKKVSKERLLSDIYATAVDSVGLPVHPDSDAVRMFRLVLAEGRSLVRQRNEIESRAVELLSELPDYQLLTTIPGIGPINAMTILAEAGDLRRFRHHRQFLKFCGMDLATVQSGMFRGQSRISKYGNARLRRTLWMAGQTAVLKRTNSFRDKFERYISKDRHNAHLRRKAYTAIAAKMARTVHAVVKHGEPYRPFFEGVSPGGRTSL, encoded by the coding sequence ATGACCATCCACCATACTACATCCGCGACCTTGCTGGTCGCCATCGACATTTCCAAGCATCGCCACGAGGTGCTGATCGGAATTCCGGGCAAGAAGCGCCGCCGGCGCATGACGGTCACCAATACACTCGAGGACTTCAGAAGACTGTCTGCGGCCCTAGCCAGCTACGATCTGCCGGTGCGGATCGGGTTCGAGGCGACCGGTAACTATCACCGGCCGCTGGCGCACCATCTCGGCCAGTATGGGTTTGAGCTGAAGCTCGTCTCTTCTGTCGGCCTTGCCCGGACGCGGGAGGCCCTGCACAACAGCTGGGACAAGAATGACCCGAAGGATGCTCAGGTTATCCTGCATATGCTCGAGATCGGAGCAGTGCAGTTTTTCCATGATCCCCTGGTCGTCGGGACAGCAGACATTCAGGAGCTCTCGAAGACCCACGAGATCATCTCACGCTCGAAGACCGAGCTTTGGCACCGCATTCTGACGCATTACCTGCCACTCTACTTCCCCGAGGCTGAGCGGTTTCATCGAAGCTCTCGGACCGACTGGTTCCTGGCGTTCCTCGAGAAGTATCCGACACCGACGATGATTACGGCCATGAACAGGGACGCCTTCATCGCAGATGCCTGGCAGGTGGTTGGCAAGAAGGTCTCCAAAGAGCGCTTGCTTTCAGACATTTATGCCACGGCCGTCGATTCCGTGGGACTGCCCGTGCATCCGGATTCCGACGCCGTTCGCATGTTCCGCCTTGTCCTTGCCGAAGGCAGAAGCCTTGTCCGCCAACGCAACGAGATCGAGTCCAGGGCAGTCGAGCTGCTCTCCGAGTTGCCGGACTATCAGTTGCTGACAACCATTCCCGGTATCGGTCCGATCAACGCCATGACCATTCTGGCCGAGGCAGGTGACCTGCGCCGGTTCCGACATCACCGGCAATTCCTGAAGTTCTGCGGCATGGACCTCGCCACTGTGCAGTCTGGCATGTTCCGCGGTCAAAGCCGCATATCGAAGTACGGCAACGCCCGCCTGCGTCGTACGCTCTGGATGGCCGGCCAGACTGCCGTTCTCAAGCGGACCAACAGCTTTCGTGACAAGTTCGAACGCTACATCTCGAAAGATCGACACAACGCTCATCTGCGTCGCAAGGCCTACACCGCGATCGCGGCAAAGATGGCGCGCACCGTACACGCCGTAGTTAAACACGGCGAACCCTATCGCCCCTTCTTCGAGGGGGTGAGCCCAGGCGGAAGGACCTCTCTCTGA